The segment ATTCTTTCAAGCGCTACTTCGTTGCCATCAAACATTACTCTTAAAAAAGCAATAGCATCTTTAATTTCTGATCTTTGGAAGAACTTAGTTCCATTAAAAATTTTGTGATTAATATTTTCGTTAATTAAAGCTTCCTCAAAAGGACGTGAGTAGTAATTAGCACGGTATAAAATAGCGATATTTTTAAGTTGAGTTTTTTGTTTTTTAAGCTCATTAATTTTTTGGACTACTCATCTAGCTTCGGCTTCAACATTAAATCCGTGGTAAAATTCAATTTCGACACCTTCTTCATTGTTAGTTACTAAATCTTTATTAAACCGGTTTTTATTGTTTTTAATTAATTTATTAGCTGCTCTTAAAATAACTTTAGTAGAACGGTAGTTGGTATCAAGCACGATTGTTTTAGCATCAGGAAACTCTTTGTCAAAATTTAAAATTAAATTAACATCAACCCCTCTTCAGTTGTAAATGGTTTGGTCTGGATCTCCAACGATTGTTAAGTGAGTATTTGCCCCAACAATTTTACGAATAATGTCATATTGAATTTGTGAAGTATCTTGAAACTCGTCAATTAAAATATATGAAAAGTATTTTTGATATTCTTTAGCTACATCTGATCTTACATCAAAAAGAATGTTAGTGTTGATAATTAAATCATCAAAATCTAAAGATCCTTTAGTTGCAAGTTCATTAAGGTATTCTTGGTAAATTTTAGGAATAAGATCTGAATCAGTATCATTAAGATTTTCTTGCATTTCTTTCATATTGTAGTGATTATTTTTAGCTCAAGTGATGTATTGGATCATATTTTTATAACTAATTTCATTAGTTGAAACATCTAATCTTTTGTAAATATCAGCAAGAATTTGTTTTTTGTCAAGTTCATCAATAATTAAGAAGTTTTTTTTATAACCAATTTTGTCAATATGGCTTCTTAAAATTCAAGAACAAAATGAGTGGAAAGTAAAAATATGCACTTTTCCACTTGAAGTATCTTGGATATATTTGTTAATTCTATCACTCATTTCATTGCTTGCTTTGTTAGTGAAAGTAACAGCAAGAATTTTACTTGGACTAATTCCAAGATCATTAACAAGATAAGAAACTTTTCTTGTTAATACTTTTGTTTTACCACTTCCAGCACCTGCGATGATC is part of the Mycoplasmopsis gallinacea genome and harbors:
- a CDS encoding ATP-dependent helicase, with amino-acid sequence MITKKIDLLSDLNESQKEAVVYFDTNLRIIAGAGSGKTKVLTRKVSYLVNDLGISPSKILAVTFTNKASNEMSDRINKYIQDTSSGKVHIFTFHSFCSWILRSHIDKIGYKKNFLIIDELDKKQILADIYKRLDVSTNEISYKNMIQYITWAKNNHYNMKEMQENLNDTDSDLIPKIYQEYLNELATKGSLDFDDLIINTNILFDVRSDVAKEYQKYFSYILIDEFQDTSQIQYDIIRKIVGANTHLTIVGDPDQTIYNWRGVDVNLILNFDKEFPDAKTIVLDTNYRSTKVILRAANKLIKNNKNRFNKDLVTNNEEGVEIEFYHGFNVEAEARWVVQKINELKKQKTQLKNIAILYRANYYSRPFEEALINENINHKIFNGTKFFQRSEIKDAIAFLRVMFDGNEVALERIINVPNRGIGEKYLAKIKEFAKSKGISLMTAIYKHIKDLPVPKTLIAKSIFPFVQEILKYKKALESNKISVTLNTFLESINYYKYIENNKNLRGSAADNVRELINSIDNWEKNNKGKGVQDYLNMVSLLSVTDDSDSINNYVSLMTIHASKGLEFDNVFLVGLTEGIFPTSKSIIHEEGLSEFSPLNNAEDDLIEEERRLAYVAVTRAKKQLFISDSRGKLITTNEDKKPSRFIEEMGIDINKTILYTDFKNKDDDSSSKTVQNSKIIKGDIISHIAFGEGEVLEVIGQDIVVSFIKDGKERTLNKEHPSIKVISN